A part of Ignavibacteriota bacterium genomic DNA contains:
- a CDS encoding threonylcarbamoyl-AMP synthase: protein MILTVHTNNPEPRAIRKAAEILTAGGIVVYPTDTVYGLGCSVLNKSAIERIYLIKKQRTDRPFSFVCSDLTHISEYATVDNAAFKIMKHLIPGPYTFILPAARMKNLPKLLLSKRKTVGIRVPDSPTTLGIVRELGHPILSTSATGEGGTVLRDSAELIATYRNSVELILDAGPLVAEQSTVLDLTGDAPVIIRQGSGDTGFLQ, encoded by the coding sequence ATGATACTCACCGTCCACACGAACAATCCGGAGCCGCGTGCGATACGCAAAGCGGCCGAGATCCTCACTGCTGGCGGTATCGTGGTCTATCCTACAGATACCGTCTACGGACTGGGGTGCAGCGTGTTGAATAAGTCCGCGATCGAGCGCATCTACCTGATCAAGAAACAGCGCACGGACAGGCCGTTCAGCTTCGTCTGTTCCGACCTCACGCACATCAGCGAGTATGCGACGGTGGACAACGCGGCCTTCAAGATCATGAAGCATCTGATCCCGGGGCCCTACACGTTCATCCTGCCGGCGGCACGGATGAAGAACCTCCCCAAACTCCTTCTTTCGAAACGGAAGACCGTCGGGATCCGCGTCCCGGACAGTCCCACCACACTCGGTATCGTGCGCGAACTCGGCCATCCGATCCTCAGCACCAGTGCCACCGGTGAAGGCGGGACGGTGCTGCGCGACTCGGCAGAGCTGATCGCAACGTATCGCAACAGTGTGGAATTGATCCTCGATGCCGGACCGCTCGTTGCCGAGCAATCCACGGTGTTGGATCTGACGGGAGATGCACCTGTGATCATCCGCCAGGGATCGGGAGACACCGGTTTCCTGCAGTAG